The genomic stretch AGTGTTGATACACTGGCACAACAGGGTGTAAATAGACAAACCTAGCAGAATTAAACACAGAGCAGGTGAACACAATCATGCAACAAATCAACGACAGGTGGAGGTGGAGACTGGAGAAGAACAGAAAGTAAAACAAACACCAGCACCCGGAATGCATTGCCATGGGAACAAATGAAGGGGGAAACTGTGGCACCGAGTTCAATCCCTAAAgcaagtgtgtttttatttttgaaccaCATGGTAACTGTCTAATGTTTTCCTTTGAAGTATAAAACCTGATAATACCAGAGAGATGAGGGCTTTTTCACTCTCTTGTCGAGATGCTGGGCATCTGTTAACTCACATATACAGAATAAGCTCATTTCTCACATGTCGCAGTGCTTCTCTTATACTGGGTTACTCTCCTTGCCTTAATAACCCCTCCAACTCAACCTATCAGTAAGGAACACCATCAGTTTCTTGAGTCCTGTCAGTTTTAGCTCACTTTTCCATTGAATGGATGATAAAGTCAGCCTATAAATATTCCCAGAAGTGAGGTCCAGTGATTTTACAAGCCAGTCATCATATCCCAATGCTCCATCAAGCTTGTTAAACAAATCACGCACAGATTCGGCCTTCATACACCCTGAAGTCATTATTCTGTTTGGACAGAAAAAGGCAACCACAGAATCTGTACAACAAACTGACTGTCTAACTTTATGTCAAATTACATTTGTCCAGGAACAAAACCTACTGACAGTGTAAAATAATGTGCTTATAATGGTAATTGTTTCCTAGGAGCTTCATTTAACTGTCCTGCATGAGCAACAATTATGGTTTCATATATTTCTGAGGATGTGCCAGGCCTTGTCCACACTGGTAGGGGTATAGCAATGTTCAGCTGTAAATGACTGTAGAAAACTAAATGATTCTTCAATGATAGTTGCATTCATTATTGCATTTTCGTCTATTTTGGATCATGTTGGATTTAAGATCACATGACAGTTATCTGAGGCTGATATCTGTTTTTCTCAATTCTCCAttcattcagttcaattcaatttatttgtatagcacttttaacaatggacattgtctcaaagcagctgtacagaagtatagaaacagaataaaaatataagttaATAAGTTTATTATTAACTTAAAGAGGAATTATtaaagaggaaccaggctcagaagggaacctcatgcTTATTTGTGTGACACTGTTCAGTacatgatgtaaatgtaaataatggaattgtgcaaccaagagatcCAGAGGAACTATTATCTAATATACCAGCATAATTTCGGAGATaattatagacttaacactaatttacatttacgacatttggcagacacccttatccagagtgactttatctcattttatacaactgagggttaagggccttgctcactggcagcttggtgaacctgggatttaaactcactcagtagtccaacgccttaacctctaaactaccacatcccctcCTAATTCCTTCCTGATGAAGTCTTCAAGTGTTCACTGATAAAGACCTCAGCACAAGGCTGACTGACATACAAAGATGACATGATAGTTTCCAAAAATTCATTTATCTTCTGTTACCACTTTAGCCTTGCATGGTTCATTGTGGATCTGGGAATACACCCTGCATGGGACGCCAGTCTGTATATACTCATATACAAACTAATTCACACAAGAGTAACCAATTCACATACAGTACAGCTTGTTTTGgagatgggaggaaaccagagaaactctaagaaactttaaaaaaaacttacatGGACCCAGGGAGATCAAGTGAAACTCTCCACAGACAGTAACTGGAGATCAGGGTTGAACTGGAGACCCTGGTTCTGTGAGGTCGCAACTATCTGCTGCTATCCACTGTATTGGCCACAATTCACCACAAACAGCAAAAAGGTGCTGCCAAAGATATTCGATTATTTTGGGGCATTTTCacaaatgtgtgtttttcagtggtTGAGAAAACTGTTGAACTGCAGACTGGCTAATTAGGCTATGAGTAAATTGCAGGAAAACaggatacaaaaataaaaactgagtCAGTGTCAGTTACTGCACCACAGTTGATTTCATACTAATGAGCTGTGTCCTGGTGACTGCAGATGACATCCACACTTAGGTAGATGAAGATACAAAGTGAAGTATGTGAGAATTTTTTGATACCTTTTCTCCTAATATTAGAATGACCAGACACTAGGCATCAAGCCTGAGAGGTGTTTTGATCCGTGCTTTCCACACTGACATGATTACATCTCTTTCTTTGTTCTCCTGTCATTTTATCCACCGCTTTCTGCACACAGGCTCTGTATTTCATGATCTGATAAACAGGACTACTGAAACACTAAGGAAGGCCTGTGAGCTCTGGGGAAATTCCACTGTAACAAAGAGCTCATACTGTGGAGaaagtgtgcatgagtgtgagtgagtgtatgtgtgtgtgtgtgtgtgtgtttgagagagagagagagactataaaGAACTAAGGattgaaaataatcaacattctTGATTAGATCACTTGTAAactcatttaaaaattaattgtcTGCACTAAATGAAGTGTATCATAGTGAATACAGATTGCCAGGCcatctttgtgtgtctttgttctCGGGAACTTGCACTAAAGTTTGTGCCTAATGGTAAAATTCTCAGATGGTTTACGAGACAGACCCTTGGCACATGACCCTCGTTGACCATTGGACAAAAGTGCAACTTGCAGACACTTTATTGAGATTTAATACATCAACTAAAGCTCTATTTGAAATCATTTGTGGAAATGCCTTATTAAATATCTATTGAAGTCTTATTGAATATAAGATCTTAAAAAGAAGTGAAGGATTAGTAACTCTAACTCTGTGATCAATAAGTGGTACTTGAGAAGAAAGACCTTATTTGTAGATTTGTAAGACCTGATATATACCTAGATATATGACTTATGCAGCCATATTGCACTAGCCAGGAACCATCAGGGTTGCCATGGCAACTGTATATCAGTATAGAGAGTTGAACGAAATTAgtgttaataattatttaatatattatttattttatttagttaatagttataataattatttctctcatttttgATATGAGAGCAGTATCAAAGCTTTGGATATTGCTGTATACGTAACACTGATCATATGAAGATATTTTCACAATAATTAAGACTATTTTATGCAAGATTGTGTTACTGAGATATTCAAAATGTTATGGCAgtgtaattcatttaaaaaaatgactaaGACCCAAAACGTTTTCTTTCTTTGATAATCTATTAGAATGAATGTTACTTTGTATACTTGATTTCAATAGAAAtttaaacagaacaaaacaatatATCTATAATCATGAAATATTTGAGCTGAGAGTCATGtgatttgctctctctctctctatccatcagACGGAGTTCTCAAAAGCAGCGCTTCTCCATCAGGCTCGGCGGGACCAGGTGGCCCAGACATGTCGTGCCCACAGCGCCTCCAGCCGCAAGAGGCACGTACTGACCCCCGGCGACCTAAAACACTTAGTAGTGGATGAAGAACATGAGATGATCTACTGCTACGTGCCCAAGGTGGCGTGCACCAACTGGAAGCGTGTGATGATGGTCCTGAGCGGGCACGGCAAGTACAACGATCCCATGGACATCCTTCCTAGCGAGGCACACGTGGCTGCCAACCTGAAGACGCTCAACCAGTACAGCATCGCTGACATCAACCACCGCTTAAAGAACTACTTCAAGTTCTTGTTTGTGCGGGAGCCCTTTGAGCGCCTAGTGTCGGCATACCGTAACAAGTTCACACTGCGCTACAACACGTCCTTCCACAAGCGCTACGGAACCCGTATCGTCAGGCGGTACCGCAAGAACGCTACAGCCGAAGCGCTTCAGAGTGGCAGCGATGTCAAGTTTACAGAGTTCGCAGAGTACCTTGCAGATCCAGCCACGCAACGCGAGGCACCGCTGAACGAGCACTGGCAAACTGTGTACACGCTGTGCCACCCCTGCCACATCCACTACGACCTGGTGGGCAAGTACGAGACACTGGAGGAGGATGCTGACTACGTGCTAAAGCTGGCTGGCGTGTCCGACTCGCTTCGTTTTCCACCCTATGCCAAGTCTACCCGCACCACCGACCAGATGGCGGCCATGTTTTTCAACAACATCAGCGCGCAGCAACAGAGCCAGCTTTATCAGCTTTACAAGATGGACTTCCTGATGTTTAACTACTCCACTCCAAGTTACCTGAAAGATCAGTAGGAAGGGTTGTGGTACAACGCACGCACATTTGTAAACGCACACCTGCGCGAACACATACTCAAAGCTGAGCTTAACTTAATCAGAACATTGACGTGAAGAGAAACGGTCAATGAGGTGCTTGATGAATTGGCACCAGTGAAAGCAGAGCAAATAAAAACTCTGAACTTTTTCTGATACTTTTGGAAATGTGTAATCCACGGGTGGTCAGTCTGCTGTATCGTGAAGAGGTATGGTGATAAATACAGGGAGATTTGTACTGTATTTGGTCCTGGTTTCATGTTCGATGAGTATTCAGGTAAACCTGGCATCTCTGTGTTAATACACCCGTCCATCAGATTGTAAGATAAAGATCATGTAACTGTTTCTATTCCCTGCCATCATTAAGCAATATGACTCTGGGCCACAGGCTCATTTACTGTAACAAGTAAAGATCTCACCCGCCTACCTTCAATTACAAACACTTGATGAGCGAAAGACTCTTGTGGACTTCTATGCTGATACTGAAACCTCAGTTGACTTCTATTACACCATGAATACAGAAGTAAAGTTGTGGGCTGTACTTAAGCAAGCTCATTATagtgttatttatatttgtccCCTTAACTACAGCCTTCTCCTGTgtgaagactgtgtgtgtgcgtgcgtgtgtacaGTAATTATATGACGCATATGTAAAGGAGGACCTTTGTGTTCACCCAGGATGATGTGAAAACCGCATGGAGAGGTGCCTTTGTGATGTGGGTGTATCCTGCTGGTCTTACCAGTCAGTAGCTGTCCTGCATTTAAAAGTCAGAGGTCGGCAAGAGGTCGTTATTCATTAAGGGGCAGTCCCGAGAACTATCAGCCATCTTAAAAGCGTTAAGGGAATATTtcttgtttttgctttgtttttattgaCTTATGAAAGGTAGCTGCAAGCAGCTGAACAAACcattatttaaaatacattgtaaaaagaaacaaaagaaagcaCGATTTAATTTTATGATGGATTTGTAAATGGcagtattgattttttttttttttacttttttttttcatgtgtatTCAATGCTACAATATTGCTCAGCTCTTGAgtgaatcatgtttttttcaaGGACTCTGCTTTCTGAGCTGTTCTCATAGGAACGATTTATTCAGACAGACTTtgagtcgagagagagagagagagagagagagagagagagagaaagagcaaaggAGATGGGATGGGAGAAAGTGCAAGACAGGATCTGTTTCCTGCATTAAACCCCCTGTTTGTTCCATTGTAATGTCTTTATCCCAATTTGAGCTCTTCAAAGGAACACATGCTTTCATTTGTATAAGTGTCTTTTTATGGCCCTGTTTTGTTATGACTGTGAATTAGAAGAAATGAAATTGACTATTTATGTGTCTGACAGCCACaggcgtgtgtgtctgtcttcacTGATATTGTCTACACGACTGTACAAAAATCCTACACTGGTAAAGGTGACTCAGTCTAACACCAGCTTTCTCTTTCATCCGGGTGGCCGGACGGATTAGCGTGCCTGGATAAATAAACGCCTGctagcttttctttttcttctttttttttaagagattGAGCCCCTGTGGAGTAGGGTCTTAAtaggacacgcacacacacacacacacacacacacacacacacacaacaacaacaacaaattagtGATGAAGTGAGCAAAATGTGgcaaagaaggagaaaaatacAAGCTGTGTGTTCTGCCTTGCTcttcacttttctctctctctctcaaatttcACAGGTATCAATTTACAGAAGGGTTACCTTAactaaaattattataatttataattattaatatttaaaaaaaactacctTATTATCTCCAGGACATATTCAGCACCTACAGTCCTCACTATTTAGTAACAACAAGAATTTtctatataagaaataaaacacataggGTTGTGCTcatgtaggaaaataatcatcattaGGGCTGTGTGATGCAGCCTGATGTCTTCTCTTATacacacagcaatttgccaatgcTTACAATTTTTAGCCATTAAATATCTGTGAGAAAAGTAGTTCtcgtgttatagcagctataaacatcgtcgttgtcattttttcccctctgtcaTGATGTTAACAAAACCACACATACAGCTTCTAATGTTCCTGAGAGACCATAAACTCCTCCATCCTGAAAACTTTCCTGTCTCTGAAAACATGAAGCTGCAGTTTTAACCTAAAAACGTCCAATAAACCTCGCAAACCGGAaatactgtcagagctgctgttacagaaaacctTCTGACTAAACCGAACAGCTCTGTggtataaatgttttgtttctaaATAAATGCCCCATAAGTAATGTTAAGTAATTAAGcaaatgataaaatataaataacagaTAACATGGCTAACCGATATTCCACAAGagctacaaataaaaacaccagTGTGAGCTAATGGCttgaataaaatgtttgtaGTGGATAATGAGGAAAAATTCATAATTGAGGCTGAGTGCTGGGTGTCATGGAGTCCAGGATTCGGCTGATTATGAACCTAACTAGATTACTGTCCTATTGACCAATGGCAGAATTAATGGTCAAATATTCAGCACAGAACAAACACGTAACAATTCAAACTGAAACAATGATTAATGAGTGAAAATTAGTCCAGAAAATGCAATATGAAGTGAAGCTTtaatttgtgtttgtggtggttAATTGGCaaaattctaaaaaataaaatatttaataaataaataaataaatttttaaaaaggtggccaaattaacaaaaaaatgtaataaatatacacaggtgcaaatatttacatctagacACCCAAGCTGATTCAACTCTCAACATTTAATCCGATGCTCTGACTTACTTGATCCTCATTTATGTGATTTTTTAAGTAATGTACAGAATCCTTGGaaacatttctgctctctgtttATTTCACATAAAAACATGAATGAATACATGTGTTAACTTTtcctttgttattttttaagcattgcttttgttttattaatgcgAAGGTTTTTTCAGTGTCAACTAAAGCAGTGAATAATGTTAGTTAAGGGAACCTTCATGTAAAGTGTCACTGTTCACTGTTGAGCAATAAAATAAGACCAAGCATTGAGACAGAAATCTGAGAAAGGAACAAAGTCTGTGCACTTCTCTAGGTGcttttgtgctttttaaatgcctttattttctttgttcaGTCAGTATCCTTATTTCTGcacgcgcaaacacacacacacgtgtagtACTTATCTATTATCTCAACCTCAGTAACCAAAaggaaactaaaaaaaaataaaaggacatTCATataaaaccatgtacacacacacacacacacacacacacaaaacacaagcaACACATTAGGTGCACTGCCTTGTAGCCTCTTACGAACATTgtcctgtcactcactcactcactcactctctctctctctctctctctctctctccctctctcacacacacacacacacacacacacacacacacacacacacacaggcagtgaATTCATGCAAGTAAATTCATACATGCTTTTCTGGGAACTGGGCTAAGCAGAATGTACTGATCTACAATCAGCTCTTATAAGTAATGACTGTAATTATATGAACCACTGATTGGAGATCAGCGCTGTAAAGCTTAGACGCTAcgtctgattttctttttttggctcAAAACTATGACTGGATGCAGTGCTCTTGTGCTATTGGATGCCTTTCAGCATTATATTCACGTagccttctgtgtgtgtgtgtgtgtgtctgcacattTTCACACTGGCTACT from Hemibagrus wyckioides isolate EC202008001 linkage group LG19, SWU_Hwy_1.0, whole genome shotgun sequence encodes the following:
- the chst11 gene encoding carbohydrate sulfotransferase 11 isoform X2, whose amino-acid sequence is MKQMLFDLMRMSRICRMVLATCLGSFILVIFYFQIMRRNPFAAEGCCRRGSRNALQELYNPTQTEFSKAALLHQARRDQVAQTCRAHSASSRKRHVLTPGDLKHLVVDEEHEMIYCYVPKVACTNWKRVMMVLSGHGKYNDPMDILPSEAHVAANLKTLNQYSIADINHRLKNYFKFLFVREPFERLVSAYRNKFTLRYNTSFHKRYGTRIVRRYRKNATAEALQSGSDVKFTEFAEYLADPATQREAPLNEHWQTVYTLCHPCHIHYDLVGKYETLEEDADYVLKLAGVSDSLRFPPYAKSTRTTDQMAAMFFNNISAQQQSQLYQLYKMDFLMFNYSTPSYLKDQ
- the chst11 gene encoding carbohydrate sulfotransferase 11 isoform X1, yielding MKQMLFDLMRMSRICRMVLATCLGSFILVIFYFQSMFQPVMRRNPFAAEGCCRRGSRNALQELYNPTQTEFSKAALLHQARRDQVAQTCRAHSASSRKRHVLTPGDLKHLVVDEEHEMIYCYVPKVACTNWKRVMMVLSGHGKYNDPMDILPSEAHVAANLKTLNQYSIADINHRLKNYFKFLFVREPFERLVSAYRNKFTLRYNTSFHKRYGTRIVRRYRKNATAEALQSGSDVKFTEFAEYLADPATQREAPLNEHWQTVYTLCHPCHIHYDLVGKYETLEEDADYVLKLAGVSDSLRFPPYAKSTRTTDQMAAMFFNNISAQQQSQLYQLYKMDFLMFNYSTPSYLKDQ